A single Oryza brachyantha chromosome 8, ObraRS2, whole genome shotgun sequence DNA region contains:
- the LOC102701935 gene encoding auxin-responsive protein SAUR36-like, translated as MISSKKLAQLSKKWQGMGAIGRKRVTTASETKELTRSSSSSSCSGSVAGKGNCVVYSCDGRRFEVPLAYLRTPVFAELLRMSQEEFGFTSGCPITLPCDAAVMEYVVCLVRREASEEVEKALLSSIVMPPCSHHHLTPAAGSWMVQPLRQHFAVCSI; from the coding sequence ATGATCAGCTCCAAGAAGCTAGCTCAGCTCTCCAAGAAGTGGCAGGGGATGGGTGCCATCGGGAGGAAGAgggtgacgacggcgtcggagACGAAGGAGCTCAcccgctcgtcgtcgtcgtcgtcctgcaGCGGCTCGGTGGCCGGCAAGGGCAACTGCGTCGTCTACTCGTGCGACGGCCGGCGGTTCGAGGTCCCGCTGGCGTACCTCCGCACGCCGGTGTTCGCGGAGCTCCTGAGGATGTCCCAGGAGGAGTTCGGGTTCACGAGCGGCTGCCCGATCACGCTGCCATGCGACGCCGCCGTGATGGAGTACGTCGTGTGCTTGGTGAGGAGGGAGGCCTCGGAGGAGGTCGAGAAGGCGCTCCTCAGCTCCATAGTCATGCCTCCTtgcagccaccaccacctcaccCCAGCAGCAGGCAGCTGGATGGTGCAGCCGCTTCGCCAGCATTTCGCTGTGTGCAGCATCTGA
- the LOC102714395 gene encoding proteoglycan 4-like, whose product MAGLSTGAGAPVVKLYHEKSMILPDVSRVLACLYEKDIQAETVKASYKDILRLQASRSVPVPFYDGPTFLQESRAICRYIAETYEQRGYPFLLGKDVLERASIEQWLRHEEHAFDPPSRALFCHLAFPVHEDDDDDINKEKRKLEEVLEVYEQRLGESEFLAGNKFTLADLVHLPNTHHIVTSEFAYLYDSRKNVQRWWNTISTRDSWQQVLRDMNSVEEQYQMELEQQEEQWQTQYPQTSVAHTIHLDPRKTTGTESRTVLVPPPSARTISTSSSSQGEQPPPSETTYHDKLSPRKERNFFTNTEETSSTPRSKTSTTQKMPSSTFSTTATPPTTTKTSQSTYTDMSSSKYSSSQTKPSQISSREAPSKSHAADYFRASTHTNEPASLTKSSPREASKTSSKTPDLGTSPRNKEAETSTDPRGSVQPPYVQEHAEQVKKPSADQRADARLLERVASKDVKGEIALPAQPRGIQEVTKDARQADQKRVIAAPPQQQSSDEQNVHKQFTTPPTLEVPDLSTTQPESTEDAHNITSEDDRFATRRLRKMIEESDKAAQAAKSQPTDFQPSKEEETPYSSKKPSDVQDRTIPNDRKTSGSPSTGTRAPNYPTSAAERRVASPPKGGVPHYDLGATRPQKSPYINEQEKTPVVPSQAQPTSLGQASESSKEVSPDDGLDQLSTINQWRQASTPPTKQAAPVAPRNDELVKTTGIDKRTPISTTKQMPRDDRNALAIGQGAARGIANGQSDKNSIMDERAPQITRQAAPSGTQRASASIQEGNNGARGTSDDMFGKTSSPDQSNTPAISKQTTVQQAIPDVRGTRDDDRDMKLPVDEKATTNKQMPISSSQQTIEPIKGTTPTSYDINGDELPRASRTDERPTPSSRVQAPVSDRQDASTALQGGIPDAPRENTLVKPTGMPTSPRRQESTPDTQGRRTADQVPPQASLLSSFTGTRNKENVISEAGQNNKIVPSELPGGRVPKDAEPNAAGPSLMKSQKNMNEAYNIGPSTQQLPNDRYRPQPAEAKQKQGADAAVINEIGKLKKDDMMANPNQSSTGKVQLVSTEETSKLQLQSGQNKPISSKDSKETESYGSSAMSREMLPFVPNKSMRAQQMQGDKSSISQENNVQQGSEATLEGSRTEQPKKRDLLANAGEKIGGTPGEALQMSEEQTSSDVERMKSNRNNSKPDGSTKSASFDGNEGNPPESQRRGSSSNP is encoded by the exons ATGGCAGGGCTTAGCACAGGAGCAGGAGCTCCTGTTGTGAAGCTATACCATGAGAAATCCATGATCCTGCCTGATGTGTCCAGGGTGCTTGCATGCCTGTATGAGAAAGACATCCAGGCTGAGACTGTCAAGGCCTCTTACAAGGACATCCTCAGGCTCCAG GCATCGAGGAGTGTTCCTGTTCCATTCTACGATGGACCCACATTTCTACAAG AATCAAGAGCAATCTGCCGCTACATAGCAGAAACCTATGAGCAGCGTGGGTATCCTTTTCTTCTCGGAAAGGATGTCCTGGAGAGGGCTTCCATTGAACAATGGCTCCGTCACGAGGAGCATGCCTTTGATCCTCCGAGCAGGGCATTGTTTTGCCACCTGGCCTTTCCTGTgcatgaagatgatgatgatgacataAACAAGGAGAAAAGGAAACTGGAAGAAGTCCTTGAAGTCTATGAACAAAGGCTTGGTGAGAGTGAGTTCCTTGCTGGGAACAAGTTCACCCTTGCTGACCTTGTTCACCTGCCAAACACCCACCACATTGTGACATCTGAATTTGCCTACCTGTATGACTCAAGGAAGAATGTGCAGAGGTGGTGGAATACTATCTCTACCCGAGATTCTTGGCAGCAGGTTCTGAGGGATATGAACAGTGTTGAAGAGCAATACCAAATGGAACttgagcagcaggaggagcagTGGCAAACACAGTACCCCCAAACATCTGTTGCCCACACCATTCACTTAGACCCTCGGAAGACTACTGGCACAGAGTCAAGGACAGTACTAGTCCCACCTCCCAGTGCTCGTACTATCTCAACCTCATCTTCTTCACAAGGAGAGCAGCCTCCGCCCTCTGAAACAACCTACCATGACAAACTTTCGCCcagaaaagaaaggaactTCTTTACTAACACTGAAGAAACTTCATCAACCCCAAGGTCTAAAACTTCTACAACTCAAAAAATGCCTAGTAGTACCTTCTCTACCACAGCTACCCCTCCTACTACCACAAAAACATCTCAGAGCACATATACAGATATGTCCAGCTCCAAATATTCCTCATCTCAAACCAAACCTAGTCAAATTTCATCAAGAGAAGCTCCTTCTAAATCCCATGCCGCTGATTATTTTAGGGCTAGCACTCATACTAATGAACCGGCAAGCCTTACAAAATCTAGTCCACGAGAAGCCTCAAAAACTTCTAGCAAAACACCAGATCTAGGCACTTCTCCTCGCAACAAGGAAGCTGAAACATCTACTGATCCGAGAGGTAGTGTTCAGCCTCCTTATGTACAGGAACATGCTGAACAAGTGAAGAAACCCTCAGCTGATCAGAGAGCTGATGCTCGTTTGCTAGAGCGTGTGGCATCCAAGGATGTCAAAGGTGAAATTGCACTACCAGCTCAACCCCGTGGCATCCAGGAAGTCACCAAGGATGCTAGACAGGCTGATCAAAAAAGAGTCATAGCAGCACCACCACAGCAACAATCATCAGATGAGCAAAATGTCCATAAACAATTTACAACGCCACCAACTTTGGAAGTACCTGACTTGTCAACAACGCAACCAGAGTCTACAGAAGATGCTCATAACATTACCAGTGAAGATGATAGATTCGCTACTCGGAGGCTCCGGAAGATGATTGAGGAAAGTGACAAAGCAGCACAAGCAGCCAAATCACAGCCTACAGATTTTCAACCTTCAAAGGAGGAGGAAACACCATATAGTAGTAAGAAGCCCTCAGATGTGCAAGACAGAACCATTCCAAATGATAGAAAAACTAGTGGTTCCCCGTCAACTGGCACACGAGCTCCTAATTATCCAACAAGTGCTGCTGAAAGAAGAGTTGCTTCACCACCAAAAGGGGGAGTGCCGCATTATGATCTTGGTGCCACTAGACCACAAAAATCACCATATATCAATGAGCAAGAAAAGACTCCAGTAGTGCCAAGCCAAGCACAACCAACCAGTTTAGGGCAAGCTTCAGAATCATCAAAAGAAGTTTCTCCTGATGATGGCTTGGATCAACTATCCACAATCAATCAATGGAGACAAGCCTCTAcccctccaaccaaacaagcaGCTCCTGTTGCTCCTAGGAATGATGAGTTGGTAAAAACAACAGGTATTGACAAGAGAACACCAATAAGCACAACAAAGCAAATGCCAAGGGATGACAGAAATGCTTTAGCAATAGGGCAAGGAGCTGCCCGTGGTATTGCTAATGGGCAATCAGACAAGAACTCCATCATGGATGAAAGGGCACCACAAATCACAAGGCAAGCAGCACCTTCTGGCACTCAGCGTGCTTCAGCATCAATCCAAGAAGGAAATAATGGTGCCCGTGGCACTAGTGATGATATGTTTGGAAAAACATCAAGTCCTGATCAAAGCAACACTCCAGCCATATCAAAGCAAACAACAGTTCAACAGGCAATCCCCGATGTTCGTGGTACTAGAGATGATGACAGAGACATGAAACTTCCTGTTGATGAAAAGGCAACAACAAACAAGCAGATGCCAATTTCAAGTTCTCAACAGACAATTGAACCAATTAAAGGAACCACTCCTACCTCATATGACATTAATGGTGATGAGTTGCCCAGGGCATCAAGAACTGATGAAAGACCAACACCATCTTCAAGGGTTCAAGCACCAGTATCCGATAGACAGGATGCTTCTACAGCTCTCCAAGGTGGTATACCTGATGCTCCTAGGGAAAACACATTAGTCAAACCAACAGGCATGCCTACTTCACCAAGAAGACAAGAATCAACTCCTGATACTCAAGGTCGTCGGACAGCAG ATCAAGTGCCACCCCAAGCCTCACTTCTGTCTTCCTTTACTGGTACAAGAAACAAGGAGAATGTTATTTCGGAAGCTGgtcaaaacaacaaaatagtGCCTAGTGAACTGCCAGGTGGGAGAGTTCCCAAAGATGCTGAACCAAATGCTGCAGGACCTTCACTAATGAAATCACAGAAAAACATGAACGAAGCATACAACATTGGACCATCCACACAACAGTTGCCAAATGATCGATATAGGCCTCAACCAGCAGAAGCTAAGCAAAAGCAAGGAGCTGATGCAGCAGTAATCAATGAAATTGGCAAGCTCAAAAAGGATGATATGATGGCAAATCCAAATCAAAGTAGTACTGGAAAAGTTCAACTAGTGTCAACTGAAGAAACATCCAAGCTGCAACTGCAATCTGGCCAGAACAAGCCTATATCATCTAAAGATAGTAAAGAAACAGAAAGCTATGGCAGCTCAGCAATGTCCAGAGAAATGCTACCTTTCGTTCCCAATAAGAGCATGAGAGCACAGCAAATGCAAGGTGACAAGTCCAGCATATCACAAGAAAACAATGTGCAGCAAGGGTCTGAAGCTACACTGGAGGGATCTAGAACTGAGCAGCCTAAGAAAAGGGACCTCCTTGCAAATGCTGGTGAGAAAATCGGAGGAACTCCAGGAGAAGCTTTACAGATGTCTGAAGAGCAAACCTCCTCTGATGTTGAGCGAATGAAAAGCAATAGAAATAACAGCAAACCAGATGGCTCAACCAAATCTGCTTCATTTGATGGCAATGAAGGTAATCCTCCTGAGTCACAGAGGCGTGGCTCATCAAGCAACCCATAA